A single Marinobacter sp. es.042 DNA region contains:
- the edd gene encoding phosphogluconate dehydratase, with translation MHPTVDKVTQRIIERSRPTRQDYLNRMNALKAQSPHRSSLSCGNLAHGFAACNQGDKDTLKFMNKANVAMVTAYNDMLSAHQPYEKFPDIIREAARGMGSVAQVAGGTPAMCDGVTQGQPGMELSLFSRDTIAMSTAVALSHNMFDATLLLGICDKIVPGLLIGSLSFGYLPTILVPAGPMPSGLPNKEKQRIRQLYAEGKVGKEELLEAESKSYHSPGTCTFYGTANSNQLLVEVMGLHMPGSAFVNPNTSLRDELTRAATEQVIKLSKPHGGELGLGDMVDEKSIVNALVALLVTGGSTNHTIHWIAIARAAGIIIDWNDYAELSSVVPSMTRIYPNGQEDVNAFHEAGGTPFLIRELLSGGYLHNDVNTVVGYGLERYTEMPELSDEQLVWKPAPEKSLRPDVLSPVAEPFAPDGGLRVLDGNLGRGVIKVSAVAPEHRKVEAPAVVFNDQNELKAAFEAGDLDRDCIVIVRFQGPKSNGMPELHKLTPYLGVLQDRGFKVGLVTDGRMSGASGKIPAAIHVYPEALDGGPLAKVKNGDMVCLDAESGVLAIRVDDQEFAGRESEKADLTGYHHGYGRELFGWMRRAASNPEEGASFFWNHEA, from the coding sequence ATGCACCCGACCGTAGATAAGGTTACCCAGAGAATCATCGAGCGCAGTCGCCCAACGCGGCAGGATTACCTGAACCGCATGAATGCCCTCAAAGCCCAGTCTCCACACCGGAGCTCTCTGTCCTGCGGCAATCTGGCCCACGGTTTCGCGGCCTGTAATCAGGGCGACAAAGACACCCTGAAATTCATGAACAAGGCCAACGTGGCCATGGTAACGGCCTATAACGATATGCTTTCGGCCCACCAACCCTACGAAAAGTTCCCGGATATTATTCGGGAGGCGGCCCGTGGAATGGGGTCGGTGGCTCAGGTGGCCGGGGGTACGCCGGCCATGTGTGACGGCGTAACCCAGGGCCAGCCGGGTATGGAGCTGAGTCTGTTCTCCCGGGACACCATTGCCATGAGTACGGCCGTGGCCCTCAGTCACAACATGTTCGATGCCACGCTGCTTCTGGGGATCTGCGACAAGATTGTGCCTGGCCTTCTGATCGGCTCGCTGAGCTTCGGCTATCTCCCTACCATTCTGGTCCCCGCAGGGCCGATGCCTTCAGGGCTCCCGAACAAGGAAAAGCAGCGGATTCGCCAGCTTTACGCCGAGGGCAAGGTTGGCAAGGAAGAATTGCTGGAGGCCGAGAGCAAATCCTATCACAGCCCCGGCACCTGTACGTTTTACGGCACCGCCAACAGCAACCAGCTGTTGGTGGAAGTCATGGGCCTGCATATGCCGGGGTCGGCGTTTGTGAACCCCAATACGTCGCTCCGTGATGAGCTTACCCGGGCGGCGACCGAGCAGGTGATCAAACTGTCCAAGCCTCACGGTGGCGAGCTGGGTCTGGGCGATATGGTGGATGAAAAGAGCATCGTCAATGCTCTGGTGGCGCTGCTGGTTACTGGCGGTTCCACCAATCACACCATTCACTGGATAGCGATTGCCCGGGCGGCGGGGATCATCATTGACTGGAACGACTACGCCGAGCTTTCCTCCGTGGTTCCGTCCATGACCCGGATCTACCCTAACGGGCAGGAAGACGTGAATGCTTTCCACGAGGCTGGCGGAACGCCGTTCCTGATCAGGGAGCTGCTGAGCGGCGGATACCTGCATAACGATGTGAACACAGTGGTTGGCTATGGCCTTGAGCGCTATACCGAGATGCCGGAGTTGTCGGATGAGCAACTGGTGTGGAAGCCCGCGCCGGAAAAAAGCCTTCGCCCGGATGTGCTCAGCCCGGTTGCCGAGCCGTTTGCACCCGATGGTGGGCTGAGGGTGCTTGATGGCAACCTCGGTCGGGGCGTTATCAAGGTCTCTGCCGTTGCCCCGGAGCACCGTAAAGTTGAAGCGCCGGCCGTTGTTTTCAACGACCAGAACGAACTCAAGGCAGCCTTTGAGGCAGGGGATCTGGACAGGGATTGTATTGTGATCGTGCGTTTCCAGGGTCCCAAGAGCAATGGTATGCCAGAGCTGCACAAGCTTACCCCCTACCTTGGCGTGTTGCAGGATCGCGGATTCAAGGTTGGTCTGGTGACGGATGGCCGTATGTCCGGTGCGTCGGGCAAGATACCTGCGGCGATCCATGTCTACCCGGAGGCGCTGGACGGTGGCCCGCTGGCCAAAGTCAAGAATGGCGACATGGTTTGTCTGGATGCCGAGAGTGGTGTTCTTGCCATCCGCGTGGATGATCAGGAGTTCGCCGGCCGGGAATCTGAAAAAGCGGACCTGACCGGGTATCATCACGGTTACGGTCGGGAGTTGTTCGGCTGGATGCGACGCGCTGCCAGCAATCCCGAGGAAGGGGCCAGCTTTTTCTGGAATCATGAGGCATGA
- a CDS encoding glucokinase, which translates to MTATHYSLVGDIGGTNARFALVEQGTLQPRAIEILPCGEYANLDDAVRDYLARVGVSEVDGACLAVASPVRGTQVRMTNNHWLFDTEEVRAQFGWSRFKVINDFTAMALGVPHVANDHLVHVCGGPGDSRRPRLVMGPGTGLGVSGLVPIEHGWVPLMTEGGHVDFAPTDDTEMTVLRILKARFGRVSVERILCGQGLLNLYQAHAEIQGKVASLDAPEKITAAAVENTDSLARHTLSHFCEILGRVAGNGVLTLGSTGGVFLCGGILPRFLEFFLESPFRNGFEDKGRMRPLLEFTPVYVVTEPHTGLLGAAEALGNPEV; encoded by the coding sequence ATGACTGCAACACACTATTCACTGGTCGGTGATATTGGTGGCACCAATGCGCGTTTTGCCCTGGTAGAGCAGGGAACCCTGCAGCCTCGCGCCATCGAGATTTTGCCCTGCGGGGAATACGCGAACCTCGATGACGCAGTGCGGGATTATCTGGCTAGGGTTGGGGTTTCGGAGGTCGATGGGGCCTGTCTGGCTGTTGCCTCACCGGTTCGCGGGACCCAGGTTCGGATGACCAACAACCACTGGCTTTTTGATACCGAAGAAGTCCGCGCACAGTTTGGCTGGTCCAGGTTCAAGGTGATCAATGATTTTACCGCCATGGCCCTCGGCGTTCCTCACGTTGCGAACGACCATCTGGTGCATGTTTGCGGCGGCCCCGGTGACAGCCGGCGCCCCAGGCTGGTGATGGGGCCTGGAACCGGGCTCGGTGTTTCAGGGCTGGTACCCATCGAGCATGGCTGGGTGCCGTTGATGACCGAGGGTGGCCACGTGGATTTCGCGCCCACGGACGATACTGAAATGACTGTGCTGCGAATTCTCAAGGCCCGGTTTGGCCGGGTTTCCGTGGAAAGGATTCTGTGCGGTCAGGGCCTGTTGAACCTGTATCAGGCCCACGCGGAAATTCAGGGTAAGGTCGCATCACTGGATGCGCCGGAGAAAATCACCGCGGCTGCGGTAGAAAACACCGACAGCCTGGCCCGCCACACGCTCAGCCATTTCTGTGAAATTCTCGGTCGGGTAGCCGGCAATGGCGTTCTGACCCTGGGTAGCACAGGTGGTGTCTTCCTGTGTGGCGGAATCCTGCCGCGCTTCCTCGAGTTCTTTCTCGAAAGCCCGTTCCGTAATGGCTTTGAGGATAAAGGAAGAATGCGCCCGCTGCTGGAGTTTACACCTGTCTATGTAGTCACCGAGCCCCACACAGGCCTGCTGGGAGCTGCCGAGGCACTGGGCAATCCGGAGGTCTGA
- a CDS encoding nitroreductase family protein gives MNAKAGSLPLPEIDIEEFRKVVRTRRSIRRFTDEPIPEAVLEDCLELATLAPNSSNLQPWEFFVVRTPELKAKLAHACLGQNAAKTAAALIVVVARPDSWRAHARQALEDWPEEKLPPIVEKYYRKVAPIHYNQGPLGILGLAKKAAGLAVGITRPVPRGPYSNCEMKIWATKSTALAAQNLMLALRAHGYDSCPMEGFDEHRVKKLINLPGKGLVTMVLAAGRRAENGVYNRQYRFDQRQLVHYL, from the coding sequence ATGAATGCGAAAGCAGGCTCTCTCCCGCTGCCGGAAATCGATATCGAAGAGTTCCGGAAAGTTGTTCGCACGCGCCGCTCCATCAGACGCTTCACCGATGAGCCGATTCCTGAGGCAGTGCTTGAAGATTGCCTGGAACTGGCAACCCTGGCTCCGAATTCCAGTAACCTTCAGCCCTGGGAGTTTTTCGTTGTCCGCACTCCGGAGCTGAAGGCAAAACTCGCCCACGCCTGTCTTGGCCAGAATGCAGCGAAAACCGCCGCTGCCCTGATCGTAGTGGTTGCCCGACCGGATAGCTGGCGGGCTCATGCACGGCAAGCTCTTGAGGACTGGCCAGAAGAGAAACTGCCGCCCATCGTTGAAAAATACTACCGCAAAGTCGCCCCCATTCATTACAACCAGGGGCCGCTTGGTATTCTGGGTTTAGCGAAAAAAGCGGCAGGCCTTGCGGTGGGAATTACCCGACCTGTGCCCCGGGGGCCCTACTCCAATTGCGAGATGAAAATCTGGGCTACCAAATCCACAGCCCTGGCCGCCCAGAACCTGATGCTTGCGCTCCGCGCCCACGGGTATGATTCCTGCCCCATGGAGGGTTTTGACGAGCATCGAGTGAAGAAGCTGATTAATCTGCCCGGAAAAGGACTGGTAACCATGGTACTGGCAGCAGGCCGACGGGCAGAAAACGGCGTCTATAATCGCCAGTACCGTTTTGATCAGCGGCAGCTGGTGCACTACCTCTAA
- a CDS encoding uracil-DNA glycosylase family protein, translating into MTEDFSRLPFDDLVRRVRACTICADVLPYGPRPVIQISESARILVVGQAPGRRVHETGLPFNDPSGDRLRQWMGVTRDTFYDEQKLAILPMGFCYPGTGKSGDLPPRPECAPAWRNLLLDRLPQIGLTLVIGQYAHAWHLAGTGKSVTENVRRWRDYWPDVVPLPHPSPRNNGWLRKNSWFEAELVPQVQSLVNKTLNTDGLSASYE; encoded by the coding sequence ATGACAGAGGACTTTTCCCGGCTTCCCTTCGATGACCTGGTTCGACGTGTGCGTGCATGCACCATCTGTGCAGATGTTTTGCCCTATGGACCAAGGCCTGTCATACAGATATCTGAAAGCGCCAGAATTCTCGTAGTCGGGCAGGCTCCGGGCCGGCGCGTGCATGAAACCGGATTGCCCTTCAACGATCCGAGTGGTGATCGGCTTCGACAATGGATGGGGGTTACCCGGGATACCTTCTATGACGAGCAGAAGCTGGCAATCCTGCCAATGGGGTTTTGCTATCCGGGTACTGGCAAGTCCGGGGATCTTCCGCCGCGTCCGGAGTGCGCGCCAGCCTGGCGGAACCTGCTGCTGGATCGTCTGCCGCAGATTGGGCTCACGCTGGTTATTGGGCAGTATGCGCATGCCTGGCATCTGGCCGGTACCGGAAAGTCCGTCACGGAAAACGTCAGGCGATGGCGGGATTACTGGCCAGATGTGGTGCCCCTGCCGCATCCCAGCCCCAGGAACAATGGCTGGCTGCGAAAGAATTCCTGGTTTGAGGCTGAGTTAGTTCCTCAGGTGCAATCACTGGTCAATAAAACTCTGAATACAGATGGTCTCTCTGCATCATATGAGTGA
- the glpD gene encoding glycerol-3-phosphate dehydrogenase has protein sequence MAHDQDVYDVLVVGGGVNGSGIALDAAGRGLKVMLCEMDDLASATSSSSSKLIHGGLRYLEHYEFRLVREALAEREALLRNAPHIMWPMRFRLPHRSHLRPAWMIRTGLFLYDHLAKREILPGSRSISFGKDSPLKPDITKGFEYSDGWVDDARLVVLTAKKAAQKGAKILTRTKCIKAERGPDQWNATLKDMLSGAETTVSAKVIINATGPWVSRLFGESLSMKAPKQIRMVKGSHIVVPRLNQGTEAYILQNEDERIVFVIPYEDNFSLIGTTDVEYEGDPRAASISPEETHYLLDIVNAYFRRQLDTQDVVWSYSGVRPLMDDEGEPAQKASRDYSFEVSEGADHAPLISVFGGKITTFRKLAEAVTNRLCDYFPEAGQEWTRSAVLPGGDFENQDELAEKMKIRFPWLPETAISRYVRTYGTSAFDFLQGCHSLADLGTAFTPTLFQSEVDYLVASEWAITSEDVLWRRTKQGLYISDAKRELLQGYLDEAALTRH, from the coding sequence GTGGCACACGATCAGGATGTCTACGACGTACTTGTAGTTGGAGGCGGGGTGAATGGTTCTGGCATTGCCCTGGATGCGGCCGGGCGAGGCCTGAAAGTGATGCTCTGTGAAATGGATGATCTCGCCTCTGCCACCTCTTCCAGCAGCAGCAAACTGATTCACGGCGGCCTTCGCTATCTCGAACACTACGAATTCCGCCTGGTTCGGGAGGCCCTTGCAGAGCGAGAAGCGCTGTTGCGAAACGCTCCCCACATCATGTGGCCGATGCGGTTCAGGCTTCCGCATCGCTCGCATCTCAGGCCAGCCTGGATGATTCGTACCGGTTTATTTTTGTACGACCATCTTGCCAAACGGGAAATTCTACCTGGCTCCCGATCAATTTCTTTTGGGAAGGATTCGCCTCTCAAACCCGATATTACCAAGGGTTTCGAATACTCTGACGGCTGGGTAGACGACGCGAGACTGGTCGTGCTGACTGCAAAAAAAGCAGCACAGAAAGGTGCAAAGATCCTGACGCGAACAAAATGCATCAAAGCAGAGCGGGGGCCGGATCAATGGAACGCCACGCTGAAGGACATGCTTTCCGGAGCCGAGACAACGGTGTCTGCAAAAGTCATTATCAATGCCACTGGACCATGGGTGAGTCGCCTGTTTGGCGAGAGTCTCAGCATGAAGGCGCCGAAACAGATCCGGATGGTTAAAGGCAGTCACATTGTCGTTCCCCGCCTGAATCAGGGCACGGAAGCCTACATCCTGCAAAATGAGGACGAAAGAATTGTCTTTGTAATCCCTTACGAGGACAACTTTTCGCTGATAGGCACCACGGATGTTGAGTACGAAGGCGACCCGAGGGCCGCCAGCATATCCCCGGAGGAGACCCATTACCTTCTGGATATTGTGAACGCCTACTTCAGGCGGCAACTGGACACTCAGGATGTTGTCTGGTCCTATTCCGGTGTGCGACCACTCATGGACGACGAAGGAGAACCTGCCCAGAAGGCTTCACGGGACTATTCTTTTGAGGTCAGCGAGGGCGCTGACCATGCCCCTCTGATTTCAGTTTTCGGCGGCAAGATCACTACCTTCCGAAAGCTTGCGGAAGCAGTTACGAACAGGCTCTGTGACTATTTCCCCGAGGCGGGCCAGGAGTGGACTCGAAGTGCCGTTTTGCCCGGTGGCGACTTCGAGAATCAGGATGAACTGGCAGAAAAGATGAAAATACGGTTCCCATGGCTCCCGGAAACGGCAATTTCCCGCTATGTGCGAACCTATGGAACGAGCGCCTTCGACTTTCTTCAGGGTTGTCACTCCCTGGCAGATCTTGGAACCGCTTTCACTCCAACTCTTTTCCAGAGTGAAGTGGATTATCTGGTTGCCAGTGAATGGGCCATTACCTCAGAGGACGTTCTTTGGAGACGAACCAAGCAGGGCCTCTACATCTCAGATGCGAAGAGGGAACTTCTGCAAGGCTACCTTGATGAGGCAGCACTGACCCGCCACTGA
- a CDS encoding DeoR/GlpR family transcriptional regulator, which produces MAQKHRLEQIMDLIQKSGFVTTEQLVEKFGVTPQTIRRDLNELAGTNRLRRHHGGAGVDSSTVNTAYQHRKIMNLEAKERIARALVEHIPDKSSMFINIGTTTETIAKALLQKRGLSIVTNNLHVASILSAKEDFHIIIAGGEVRNRDGGIVGEAAVDFINQFKMDYGIIGISGIHHDGSLLDFDYREVRVAQSIIANSTEVLLAADHSKFGRSAMVRLGSIGQAHHLFTDAPPPEKIRKLLETNSVEFHIAD; this is translated from the coding sequence ATGGCGCAGAAGCATCGTCTCGAGCAGATCATGGACTTGATACAAAAATCCGGATTCGTAACGACAGAGCAGCTGGTCGAAAAGTTTGGCGTTACGCCACAGACCATCAGGCGGGACCTCAATGAGCTGGCCGGGACAAATCGACTGCGCAGGCATCACGGTGGCGCAGGGGTGGATTCAAGCACGGTTAATACCGCTTACCAACACCGTAAAATCATGAATCTGGAAGCCAAGGAACGGATAGCACGAGCCCTGGTTGAGCACATACCTGATAAATCTTCAATGTTCATCAATATTGGCACAACTACCGAAACCATCGCCAAAGCACTATTGCAAAAGCGAGGTCTCAGCATAGTCACCAATAACCTTCACGTCGCCTCTATCCTCTCAGCGAAGGAAGACTTTCATATCATCATTGCAGGCGGCGAGGTACGCAACCGCGATGGCGGCATCGTCGGTGAAGCCGCTGTAGACTTCATTAACCAGTTCAAGATGGATTACGGAATCATCGGCATCAGCGGCATTCACCATGACGGCTCCCTGCTGGATTTCGATTACCGTGAAGTCCGGGTTGCGCAATCGATCATTGCCAACTCTACTGAAGTGCTGCTGGCCGCAGACCACTCCAAGTTTGGCCGCAGTGCCATGGTGCGTCTGGGGAGTATTGGCCAGGCACACCACCTTTTTACCGATGCTCCGCCGCCAGAGAAGATCCGCAAGCTGCTTGAAACGAATAGCGTAGAGTTTCACATTGCTGACTGA
- a CDS encoding substrate-binding protein, which produces MNVRKVLFSACLLLLASTTVYAETLKIGLNYPQTGRYKDQGLQQRLGAFLAVDEINKAGGVMGRQLELVIRNTRGDPAQGAKNTAELIDREGVQMVFGGVSSAVAIASGKAARDRNRIYFGTLTYSNATTGAEGHSYMFREPYNAWMTAKALSQYLTTNHAEDDYFYITADYTWGWSVEESVRKFSGTEDTDRHQGVKTPFPRALITDFREALEQAEASNAKVLMMVLFGDDMVRALNVAYEMGLTKKMQIVVPNLTLGMARQVGPTIMEGVIGGSPWVWNVPYELNYPRGKEFVEAFSARYEMRPSTAAASAYSIVYQYKDAVERTGTTNTASLIRALEGHRYTFLKDEQYWREFDHQNVQTVYVVKVKPRDTIIADEYSSDYFSIIDSMPGDQAAQTREEWEERRREAGKPLTL; this is translated from the coding sequence ATGAACGTCAGAAAAGTACTCTTTTCTGCTTGTCTGCTGTTGCTGGCGAGCACCACTGTGTATGCCGAAACCCTTAAAATCGGCCTGAATTATCCCCAAACCGGTCGTTACAAGGATCAGGGTCTGCAACAACGTCTGGGCGCCTTTCTGGCGGTTGATGAAATCAATAAAGCCGGTGGCGTGATGGGGCGTCAGCTGGAGCTGGTAATCAGAAATACCCGCGGTGACCCTGCACAAGGTGCAAAGAACACCGCAGAACTCATCGACCGTGAAGGCGTCCAGATGGTGTTCGGCGGTGTGTCCAGCGCCGTTGCCATTGCCTCAGGCAAAGCTGCTCGAGATCGCAACCGGATCTACTTCGGCACGCTGACCTACTCGAACGCCACCACCGGCGCCGAAGGGCATTCATACATGTTCCGTGAGCCCTACAACGCCTGGATGACCGCAAAGGCGCTCAGTCAGTATCTGACCACCAATCATGCGGAAGACGATTACTTCTACATTACCGCCGACTACACCTGGGGCTGGTCTGTGGAGGAGTCTGTTCGCAAGTTCTCGGGAACCGAAGACACTGACCGCCACCAGGGCGTGAAAACGCCTTTCCCCCGGGCACTGATTACCGATTTCAGGGAGGCGCTGGAGCAGGCAGAGGCCAGTAACGCCAAGGTTCTGATGATGGTCCTGTTCGGCGACGACATGGTGAGAGCATTGAATGTTGCCTACGAAATGGGCCTTACCAAGAAAATGCAGATTGTTGTGCCTAACCTGACCCTGGGAATGGCTCGGCAGGTAGGCCCCACCATTATGGAGGGCGTTATCGGTGGCTCCCCCTGGGTATGGAACGTACCCTACGAGCTGAACTATCCGAGAGGAAAAGAGTTTGTTGAGGCCTTCTCAGCTCGGTATGAAATGCGGCCGTCTACCGCTGCGGCCTCAGCTTACAGCATCGTCTATCAATACAAGGATGCAGTGGAACGTACCGGAACCACCAATACCGCCAGCCTCATCAGGGCCCTGGAGGGACACAGATACACGTTCCTGAAGGATGAGCAGTACTGGCGCGAATTCGATCACCAGAATGTCCAGACGGTGTATGTGGTGAAAGTAAAACCACGCGACACCATCATTGCTGATGAATACAGTTCCGATTATTTCAGCATCATTGATTCCATGCCCGGTGATCAGGCCGCACAAACCCGGGAAGAATGGGAAGAGCGACGCCGGGAGGCTGGCAAGCCTCTGACCCTCTGA